The nucleotide window GTCACCGGGCGCGGCCGGCTGGTCGAGGTCTCGATGATGGAGGGCCTCTACCCCTCGCTCAGCTCCAGCCTCGGCCTTTACTACGGCACGGACGGCGCGGTGCCGCCGCGCACCGGCAACCGCCATGCCGGCCTCGCCGAGGCCCCCTACAATGTCTACCCGACCCGCGACGGCCACATCGCCATCATCTGCGTGTCCGATGCTCACTGGGTGAACCTGACCCGCGCGATGGGTCGGCCCGATCTCGGCGAGGACCCCGGCCTCGACACGCTGAAGAAGCGGGTCGAGCGGATGGACGAGGTCGACGAGCTCGTCTCCGCCTTCACCGTGCAGCACGACAAGGAGCCGCTCTTCGCCCTGCTCAACGATCACCGGGTTCCTTGCGCGCCGGTGCGCACGCTGGACGAGGTGGTCAACGACGAGCACCTGCACGGGCGCGGCGCGCTGGAATGGACCGAGCATCCCATGTATGGCCGCGTGCCCCTGATGCGCTCGGCACTGCGTTTCGATGGCCAGGAACGGGTGGAGCTGCGCCCCTCCGGCGAACTCGGCCGTGACAATGCCGCCGTCTATGGCGACTGGCTCGGCCTGCCGGCCGGCGAGATCGAGCAGCTGTCGCGCGAGGGGACGATCTGATGCCCGGCAACGTCGTCATCGCCGGCATCGGCCACACCGCCTTCGGCCGGCTGGAGGGCCGCTCCACCTATTCGCTCAACATCGAGGCGATCCGCAATGCGCTCGCCGATGCGGGCATCGAGAAGGAGCGCGTCGACGGTCTCTTCGTCAAGTTTCCGACCTCCGCCTACGAGTTCATGTACGGCCAGAAGCTGGCCGAGGCGGCAGGCATCGTGCCGCG belongs to Stappia indica and includes:
- a CDS encoding CaiB/BaiF CoA transferase family protein codes for the protein MTTTSGAPLAGITVIDVGQIYNGPYCSFLLAMAGARVIKVEPPAGDPLRRRSVVGGAALPFAMLNSNKDMVTLNLKSERGREIFREMVARGDAVVENYAPGTMERLGLGYEELAKVNPRLVYAAGSGYGRSGPKSRYPAMDLTVQAMTGVMSTTGFPDRPPVKAGPAIADFFGGVHLYAGLVTALYERSVTGRGRLVEVSMMEGLYPSLSSSLGLYYGTDGAVPPRTGNRHAGLAEAPYNVYPTRDGHIAIICVSDAHWVNLTRAMGRPDLGEDPGLDTLKKRVERMDEVDELVSAFTVQHDKEPLFALLNDHRVPCAPVRTLDEVVNDEHLHGRGALEWTEHPMYGRVPLMRSALRFDGQERVELRPSGELGRDNAAVYGDWLGLPAGEIEQLSREGTI